In a genomic window of Rhododendron vialii isolate Sample 1 chromosome 12a, ASM3025357v1:
- the LOC131310492 gene encoding F-box/FBD/LRR-repeat protein At1g13570-like isoform X2: MLGKQRSTSDIISNLPSYIVENILKYLPLRDAVRTSVLSRRWRYKWVTLPQLVFDHNLFFLNSGDWEKIKAIIYRVLLLHQGPLVKFELSYPPFGSCMDIENWILMLLKKNIQKFTLRLDVNSHYEFPCQLFSFLQLKRLNLCYCVFKPPPTFKGFSRLVDLKLCSVSIAPKMFEQFISNCSLLEQLRLSYCTKFDFLIINAPNLKHFFFCGTLKSVSFKNTPLLAVVSIELFSLVGTVKRPEEEADSDWVKFFQCLPAAIEDMHLDRPFLEIHNDVPNEDPVVEYLQAQDFSKFSLNQLRKVKMWSVSGVECVTPFAKILLAHSPVLEKMVILLDLDNFDEKGAAMLEEELTRFQKASPKAHACPWMMSILWRQDIYYYEKGVAML; the protein is encoded by the exons ATGCTGGGGAAACAGAGATCTACTTCAGATATAATCAGTAATCTTCCAAGCTATATTGTGGAAAATATCCTAAAGTACTTGCCATTGAGGGATGCAGTGAGAACGAGTGTCTTGTCAAGAAGATGGAGGTACAAATGGGTAACACTCCCGCAACTGGTATTTGATCATAACCTGTTCTTTCTAAACTCAGGGGATTGGGAGAAAATCAAGGCAATTATTTACCGAGTTCTACTTCTTCATCAAGGACCATTAGTGAAATTCGAGCTGTCGTATCCCCCATTTGGAAGTTGCATGGATATCGAGAATTGGATTCTTATGCTGTTGAAGAAAAATATCCAGAAGTTCACCCTTCGGCTTGATGTGAACTCGCACTATGAGTTCCCATGTCAACTATTTTCTTTCCTACAACTGAAGCGTTTGAATCTCTGTTATTGTGTATTCAAACCACCTCCTACATTCAAGGGATTTAGCAGGCTTGTCGACCTTAAACTCTGTTCTGTTAGTATTGCTCCAAAAATGTTTGAACAATTCATCTCTAATTGCTCCCTTCTAGAACAATTGAGGTTGTCTTACTGCACCAAGTTTGACTTCCTCATAATCAACGCCCCTAATCTCAAacatttcttcttttgtggcACTTTAAAATCAGTTTCTTTCAAAAACACCCCTCTTCTTGCGGTAGTTTCAATTGAATTGTTTTCCTTGGTTGGAACTGTTAAGCGGCCTGAGGAAGAAGCAGATTCCGATTGGGTGAAGTTTTTCCAGTGTTTACCTGCTGCTATTGAGGACATGCACTTGGATAGACCCTTTTTGGAG ATACATAATGATGTTCCAAATGAAGATCCTGTTGTAGAATATTTGCAAGCACAAGATTTCTCGAAATTTTCATTGAACCAGCTTCGAAAAGTGAAGATGTGGAGTGTTTCAGGTGTGGAGTGTGTAACGCCTTTTGCTAAGATTCTGTTGGCACATTCACCAGTACTCGAGAAGATGGTGATATTGCTTGATCTAGATAACTTTGATGAGAAAGGAGCTGCAATGTTAGAAGAAGAGTTGACACGATTCCAGAAAGCATCTCCAAAAGCGCATGCATGCCCCTGGATGATGAGTATTCTTTGGCGTCAAGATATATATTACTATGAGAAAGGAGTTGCGATGTTATAA
- the LOC131310491 gene encoding uncharacterized protein LOC131310491, with translation MGNPYMLLMVAGCLLKKRLLTLRHLNALELSSVDLGAVCIFRFIWLTMTNSPKLQKVKIQAKSTNGSEEATVKACEENIHSSKLRLKHIREVEMHLVSGTPVELHFMKLLLATSPILEIMVVKPHPVKVSDGGLRILKELSQFQRLSPKAKITYKDPNERNLQV, from the exons ATGGGTAATCCATACATGTTG TTAATGGTTGCAGGCTGTCTTTTAAAAAAGAGGCTTCTTACTTTAAGGCACCTTAATGCTCTAGAGTTATCTAGTGTTGACCTTGGGGCAGTATGTATTTTTCGATTTATTTGGTTGACAATGACCAACTCCCCAAAATTACAGAAAGTAAAAATTCAG GCAAAGTCAACCAACGGCAGTGAGGAAGCTACTGTGAAAGCGTGTGAAGAGAATATACACAGCTCGAAGCTCCGTCTAAAACATATTCGAGAGGTGGAGATGCATCTTGTATCTGGCACACCAGTTGAATTACACTTTATGAAGCTTCTGTTAGCCACATCCCCAATATTGGAGATCATGGTTGTGAAGCCACATCCGGTTAAGGTTTCTGATGGAGGATTGAGGATCTTGAAAGAGCTGTCACAATTTCAACGTTTGTCACCCAAGGCAAAAATCACGTACAAAGATCCAAATGAAAGAAATCTCCAAGTTTAG
- the LOC131309390 gene encoding formin-like protein 7 produces MAESGEGGGNGGAGEGRSHTRAEIEAPRPRIDDQTSVGPSSSIGADSAGGDDGGGGHAVEVGGGDGRRAGGSSSHGGGDDGGRPETPVRDPARGKGPVVEEGAFGEVPMGEVEFRPAAGSSVHVPITRGDFAEFVSKEELGRLLRENPGGSGCSAGSTRG; encoded by the exons ATGGCAGAATCCGGTGAaggtggcggcaatggtggTGCCGGAGAAGGAAGAAGCCACACAAGGGCTGAAATCGAGGCCCCACGGCCACGAATCGACGATCAAACGTCGGTAGGGCCTTCGTCGAGCATTGGCGCAGATAGTGCAGGCGGCGACGACGGCGGTGGTGGCCATGCAGTAGAAGTTGGCGGTGGCGATGGGCGGC GGGCCGGCGGCAGCAGCAgccatggtggtggtgatgatggtggccGACCGGAGACACCGGTGAGagatccggcgaggggcaagGGTCCTGTGGTTGAGGAGGGAGCGTTCGGAGAGGTACCCATGGGGGAGGTGGAGTTCAGGCCTGCAGCAGGGTCCTCGGTGCACGTACCCATCACTCGGGGGGACTTTGCCGAGTTTGTGTCCAAGGAAGAACTCGGCCGGTTGCTCCGTGAGAACCCGGGGGGTAGTGGCTGCAGTGCTGGCAGCACGAGAGGATAG
- the LOC131310492 gene encoding F-box/FBD/LRR-repeat protein At1g13570-like isoform X1: MLGKQRSTSDIISNLPSYIVENILKYLPLRDAVRTSVLSRRWRYKWVTLPQLVFDHNLFFLNSGDWEKIKAIIYRVLLLHQGPLVKFELSYPPFGSCMDIENWILMLLKKNIQKFTLRLDVNSHYEFPCQLFSFLQLKRLNLCYCVFKPPPTFKGFSRLVDLKLCSVSIAPKMFEQFISNCSLLEQLRLSYCTKFDFLIINAPNLKHFFFCGTLKSVSFKNTPLLAVVSIELFSLVGTVKRPEEEADSDWVKFFQCLPAAIEDMHLDRPFLESFAAGHIPESIPSTLNHLKVLALSYISTCVVDHVSHALCLLRSFPNLERVDISIHNDVPNEDPVVEYLQAQDFSKFSLNQLRKVKMWSVSGVECVTPFAKILLAHSPVLEKMVILLDLDNFDEKGAAMLEEELTRFQKASPKAHACPWMMSILWRQDIYYYEKGVAML, from the exons ATGCTGGGGAAACAGAGATCTACTTCAGATATAATCAGTAATCTTCCAAGCTATATTGTGGAAAATATCCTAAAGTACTTGCCATTGAGGGATGCAGTGAGAACGAGTGTCTTGTCAAGAAGATGGAGGTACAAATGGGTAACACTCCCGCAACTGGTATTTGATCATAACCTGTTCTTTCTAAACTCAGGGGATTGGGAGAAAATCAAGGCAATTATTTACCGAGTTCTACTTCTTCATCAAGGACCATTAGTGAAATTCGAGCTGTCGTATCCCCCATTTGGAAGTTGCATGGATATCGAGAATTGGATTCTTATGCTGTTGAAGAAAAATATCCAGAAGTTCACCCTTCGGCTTGATGTGAACTCGCACTATGAGTTCCCATGTCAACTATTTTCTTTCCTACAACTGAAGCGTTTGAATCTCTGTTATTGTGTATTCAAACCACCTCCTACATTCAAGGGATTTAGCAGGCTTGTCGACCTTAAACTCTGTTCTGTTAGTATTGCTCCAAAAATGTTTGAACAATTCATCTCTAATTGCTCCCTTCTAGAACAATTGAGGTTGTCTTACTGCACCAAGTTTGACTTCCTCATAATCAACGCCCCTAATCTCAAacatttcttcttttgtggcACTTTAAAATCAGTTTCTTTCAAAAACACCCCTCTTCTTGCGGTAGTTTCAATTGAATTGTTTTCCTTGGTTGGAACTGTTAAGCGGCCTGAGGAAGAAGCAGATTCCGATTGGGTGAAGTTTTTCCAGTGTTTACCTGCTGCTATTGAGGACATGCACTTGGATAGACCCTTTTTGGAG TCATTTGCTGCAGGTCATATTCCAGAGAGCATTCCAAGTACTTTGAACCATCTCAAAGTCCTTGCTCTATCTTATATTAGTACTTGTGTTGTTGATCACGTCTCACATGCTCTTTGCTTGCTTAGAAGCTTCCCCAACTTAGAGAGAGTTGATATCAGT ATACATAATGATGTTCCAAATGAAGATCCTGTTGTAGAATATTTGCAAGCACAAGATTTCTCGAAATTTTCATTGAACCAGCTTCGAAAAGTGAAGATGTGGAGTGTTTCAGGTGTGGAGTGTGTAACGCCTTTTGCTAAGATTCTGTTGGCACATTCACCAGTACTCGAGAAGATGGTGATATTGCTTGATCTAGATAACTTTGATGAGAAAGGAGCTGCAATGTTAGAAGAAGAGTTGACACGATTCCAGAAAGCATCTCCAAAAGCGCATGCATGCCCCTGGATGATGAGTATTCTTTGGCGTCAAGATATATATTACTATGAGAAAGGAGTTGCGATGTTATAA